The sequence CCGGGCGTGGCGGCGAGGGCGACGGAGACGACATCCCGCCACACCTCCTCCACGGTGAATCCGGCGGCGAGGTATTCGAGTACCTCGCGCTGGTCCTGGGGGAAGTACGGTGCGAAGACCTGCAGTTGCTCCATATCGGTCAGTGCGCGTGCCTGGCGGAGCGTGGTCTCGTCGATGCCGAGCGCCGCCATGTCCCCGTCGGACACCTTCGAGAAGAGGCGGCGGTCGGAATCGACGGCGATCCGCTCGTATGCGGGCGTGAGCTCGTCGAGCATCGCGATGTCCCGCACCTCGACGGCTCGGGTGACCGTGTTGATGCTCGCCCTCTGCTTGACGGCCCAGTCGATCGCCTTGTCGTGCGGCATCACGCGCAGCAACACGTACGTGTCCCCGCTGTCGGGCGCGAGTACGACGCCTCGCGTCGCCTGATCGATCCTGATGGTCCGGATGTGGGGGTCCCGCGCCCGCTTCAGCGATTCCAGCTTGAGCCCGGGATCCTTGAACAGCTGATCCAGAGTGAGCCGCTCGAACTTCTCCCACGCGTCGAACACCCCCTGCTTCACGCTGCCTTGAAGCTTCCCGAGCTGGGCGCAGAAACCGATGTCGAACGCGAGATGCGGCATGGTCGTACTTTCCGGGGAGGAGCGGATGGGACGGTTCGGTCGGGCGGGAAAGGGGTCAGGCAGCCGGTCCGTCGAGACCCAGGCCGATCAGGGCAAGTGCCTCGGCTACCTCCTCACTCATCTCGTCCTCGGGCCCGAAGACCACGCACAGGTCCTCGTACAGGGGCCGCAGAATCCGGTCCGCCTCGGCCGCCTGTCCCTGAGCGAGCAGCAGCATCCCGATATCACGGCGCAGCTCGACCGCCTCCTCGCTCAGGTCGCTGTCGACGGACCGTACGACGGCCAGGAGGGTGCGCAGCTCGGCGAGCGCATCGGTGGCCCGCCCGAGCTCGGCACGGCAGCGGGCGGCCTGGGCGCGACAGGCACGTGCCGACGCCCCGGCCGGCCCGTCGGTACGCGCGTACGCGTCGGCCAAGGCGTCGAACTCGGGCAGCGCCGCCCGGTAGTCCCCGCCGAGGAGCTGGATCGCCGCCCGGTTCTTCCGCAGGGCCAGCACCCGTTTGCTCTCCGCTCCCAGGACCCGCGCGGCGGGCTCGATGACCTCGCCGAGCACCTCCGCGGCCTGCGCGAACCGCTCCTCCTCCAGAAGGGCGTCGGAATGCGCATAGGCATCCTCGATCTCCTCCCGGAGCCGCGCCGGTACGGGCACGGCGACGGGAGCGGCCGGGGCGTTCGTCGGCGCGGTGGCGCGCCCGCTCCCGCCCCGCGCCCGCGGGGCGTACGGATCACGGAAGATCCCTGTCGGGTCGGGCACACCCGCCGGCCCGGTGTCCCCCGGCGCAGGGCTCTCGCCCGGCGGTGGCAGGAACGGCCGCAGCCGCGCGTACACCTCCTGCACGTCGGCCGGCCGTGCCTCCGGTGACTTCAGCAGCAGCTGGAGAACGAGCTCCTCCAGGGCCAGCGGCACCTCGGGGCGCAGCACACGCAGGGGGGTGGGAGCGGCGTTCACATGCTGGTACATCACCAGGTACTCGCTGTCCGCGCTGAACAGCACACGGCCGCTGAGCAGTTCGTGCAGCACGCACCCGAGCGCGTAGAGATCGGTCTGCGGGGAGATCCGCCCGCCGCGCACCTGCTCCGGCGCCATGTACTGGTAGGTGCCGACGGGGTTCCCGGTCGCGGTCAGCCTGGTGACATCGGTCCGAAGTATGGCGGCGATCCCGAAGTCGAGGACCTTCACCGTCCCGTCGCGCGCGACCAGGATGTTGCCCGGCTTCAGGTCGCGGTGGATGACCGGAACCTCGTGTGCGTGCGACAACACGGTGGCGACCTGAGCCGCCACGGCGACCGCCCAGCTGACCGGAAGCGGATGGTCCGGGTGGATGCAGGCGGACAGCGGCATGCCGTCCACCAGCTCCATCACCAGGAACAGCCGGTCGTGGCTGTCGTCGAGCACCGCGTCGTACACCTGCGGCACACCTGGGTGCTGAATGCGCGCGGTGATGCGCGCCTCCCGGCGGAACCGCTTGGCGAACTCGTCGGCCAGCTGCGGGGAGTCGGCGACGGCCTGCGGCCTGATCCGCTTCACCGCGACGGGTCGGTCCAGCACCCTGTCGTAGCCCCGCCATACGTCGCCCATGCCGCCGTTGGCGAGCGGTTCGAGGAGGTCGTACCGACCGGCGATCGACTGCTGCTGCGGCACATGTCCCCCGGGTGTGCGTACGTGCGGGTGCGGGGCGGGGCCCGTTCGGTACACGCGTACGGTCCCGGCTCCGCAACGTCGGGGCAAGTCTCTCCGGAAGGACGATCACTGGTCCAGCCGGGGTTTGGACCAGTGATCGCGGAACGTTGCTTTCCGGTCACGGGACGCGCCCTCCCCAGACCCTTTGGAGGGAACCGACTTCGAACGCCGTGCGGGTGGATCGGCGGGTGATTACGGTGCCCGAGTGGGGCGAGCCAGGGCGGGCGCTGCGGTTCGGGCGCATACGGACGTGGGACAGGCGGTGGCGATGATGGCGCTGGACGAGGCGGGGACGGAGCCGGGGGCGGCTGAGGTGGGTGGAGCGCCGGACGCGGGGAAGCGGTCGGAGAGCAGGCCGGAGAACGGGGTGGCCGTCGCCTTCGGGCGTCAGCTGAAGCTGTTACGCGTACGGGCGGGGCTGGACCGGACGGAGTTCGGGAAGCGGGTGGGCTACTCCGCGCAGTCGATCGCCTCGTTCGAACAGGGGCGACGCATTCCGCAGCCGGCCTTCATCGACGACGCGGATGCGGCGGTGGACGCGGGGGGTCTGCTGCTGACGCTGAAGGACGAGGTCGTGCGGGCGCAGTACCCGGCGTTCTTCCGGGACGCCGCACGCCTGGAGGCCGAGGCGCTTGAGCTGTACGTGTACGCGGTAAGTGCAGTGCCCGGACTCCTGCAGACCGAGGAGTACACGCGCGCCCTTCTCGCGATGCGGCGGCCGTTGCTCGACGAGGACACCATCGAGCAGCGTGTAGCGTCTCGCAGCGCTCGACAGGAAGTGTTCAACCGGTGGCCTGCTCCCCTGATGAGCTTCGTGATTGAGGAAGCTGTGCTGCGGAGGCCCTTCGGTGGGGCAGCTGTTCTCAGGGGCGTCTTGGAGCACATCCTTCTGACCGGGCGGCAGCGAGGCGTTGAGATTCAGGTGATGCCGACGGTCCGCGAGGACAACGCCGGACTGGATGGGCCCTTCACCTTGATCACGCCCAAGAGCGGTGAGCAACTCGCCTATCTGGAGGTGCAAGGGCGCAGCATCCTGCTGACCGACCGCGACGAGGTGCGCTCCGTCGCGGCACGCTATGGGATTATCCGCTCGCAGGCGCTGACTCCACAGGAGTCTCTGGTATTCATCGAGAAGTTGCTGGGAGAGCTATGAAGACCACTGATGCTGCTGTCAGGCAGGAGCTGGTTTGGGTCAAGAGCAGCTACAGCGGTGCTGAAGGCGGCGAGTGCGTGGAAGTCGCCTGGCGCAAGAGCAGTTACAGCACCGGCAACGGTGGCGAGTGTGTCGAGTTCGCCGCCGCTGCGGCCTGCGTGCACATCCGCGACTCCAAGCAAACCAGCGGCCCGGTCCTGACCGTCGCACCAGCGGCGTGGTCGGGATTCGTGGGGCTTGTCACGAGCTGAGCCGCAGCGACGGCGGGAGGGCCCCGTAGCGAGCCGAGCCGGCAACGCTGCGGGGCCCTCCCGCACGCACAGGCGGACTACTCGTCCACACCCTCGTCGCGACGGATCATCCGCCACGCCGCCCGGCGTGCACTCCGGTCCAGGCTGGAGCGGAAGCTCTTGTCGGGACCGAAGTACTGGCGCCCTATGCCGGCGGTCGTCTCGATGTGGTCGGCCATGTTGTCGGCGAAGGCGCGGTCGAAGACCTTGCCGAAGTTCGCCTCGTCGTTGACGACGGCGGCGGCGCGGACCTTCGGGTCCTCGGTCGTCTTCTTGAACGGTGCGCGGACGTCGTCCTCGGTGAACTCCGTACCGAACTTGGCGTTGAACGCCTCGATCAGCTCCGAGAGCAGCGACTTCTCCGGCTCGGCCGCACCACCCGTACCGTCCCCGAAGCCCGGCAACTCGGCCGGCCCATCGGGCGACAGCGACACGTTGTACTCGCCGGTCTTCTCCACGCGGAGGTGGCTGAGGTCGATCTCCCCTATGTCGACACCGCCGTCCGCACGGCGGGGGAGGCGGTTGAGCAGGTAGCGGCCGTAGAGGTGCAGCCGCTCCAACTCCGCGTCGCGGTACGGGACAATCTGCGCGAGGAAGCCGTACTTCCGTACGTAGTCGTTGAGGTTCGCGCGGAAGTCCTCGGCCGTCTCGACGTCGTCGTCCTCCTCGCTTTCCAGCAGAGGCGCGAAGCGGGCGACGGCGGGGGAGAGCAGCCGGTACAGCTCCGCGTGCAGCTTCTCCCACTTCGCCTGCGAGCCGGCCGCCTTCTCCTTCGCCGCGAAGTACGCCGCGGCGAACTCGTCCATCTCCGACTCGGAGATGATCGGGGCCGACATGACCCGGCTCTGCGCGGTGTAGAGCAGGTTCGGGTCGGAGGGAAGGGTGTTCGCCTCCTCGAAGTACGGCCGGAACGCGTCCTGGATGTCCTCGGCGTCGTTCGCGAAGTCCAGGACCGCCAGGTCGGCCTGCGTCTTGCGGTCGGCCGTGCGGTTGAGACGGGAGAGCGTCTGAACGGCCGAGATGCCGGTCAGCTTCTTGTTGACGTACATGGTGGTCAGCAGCGGCTGATCGAAGCCGGTCTGGTACTTCTCCGCGACCACAAGGATCTTGTACTCCTGCTGTCCACGCCCGCCCGCGCCGACCGTCTTGTCGTCGGCCCGGGTGTACGCGAACGCCTTCGGCAGCGCGCTCTCCGCGATGCCGCCGTTCTCCTTCGACTCGGTGGTCTCTTCCTTGTCGCCGTCGATCTTCAGCGAGCCCGAGAACGCCACCAGCACGCCCAGGTCGGGGTACTTGGTGTGGTAGTCCCGGTCCTGGATGTAGCTCCGAATCGCCCGGGCCGTCTCCACGGCGGACCTGCGCGAGGCCGTAACGACCATGGACTTGGCGCGTCCCCCGAGCCGGCCCCGGGAGTGCGCCACGAAGTGCTCGACGATCACCTGGGCGTGCTGGGAGACGGTGGACTCGTGGGTGAGCGCGAACCGGGCGAGGAGGCTGTTGGCCTTCGAGGGGTCCACCTCGCGCTCGTCCCGGTTGCTGTTCACCAGCTTCCAGTACGTGTTGTACGTGACGTAGTTCCGCAGCGGGTCGAGGATGAACCCTTCCTCGATGGCCTGGCGCATGGAGTACGTGTGGAAGGGGCGGTAGACCGCCTTGCCGTCCACGGTGTCCTCCGTGCCGAAGAGTTCGAGCGTCTTCGCCTTCGGGGTGGCGGTGAAGGCGAAGTAGGAGAGGTTGGCCGCCTTCGAGCGCTCCGCGGCCTTCTGCTTCAGCTTCTCGTACACGGTCAGGGTGCTCGCGCCCTTGTCCTCGGAGTCCGCGTCCAGACCGAGGTCCCGCAGCGCGGCCTTGACGGCGGTGGAGGCGTCGCCGGACTGCGAGGAGTGGGCCTCGTCGATGACGATCGCGAACTTGGTGCCCTTGATCTCCGTCGGGTTGCGCTCGATGTAGTCGATGAGCGCGGGGAACGAGTGCAGGGTGACCGTGACGATCTTGCCCGTGTCGCGGGACAGCGCGCGGGCGAGCTGCTCGCTCTTAGCCCCGTGCTTCTCGTCCACCTTCACGACCAGCCCCTCGGTCTGCGAGAAGCTGCCGACCGTCTCGCGGAGCTGGGCGTCGAGGTTGCGGCGGTCCGTGATGACGATGACCTTGTCGAACACAGGCGAACCCGGCTTGATCCGGCCGGCCGCGAGCGCGTCGGGGTCGAGCGCGCGGGGGTCCGTGTCGGCGTGCAGGTCGCTCAGCCGGTGGGCGAGCCAGCCGATGGTGTTTGACTTGCCGGAGCCGGCGGAGGCCATGACCAGGTAGTTCTGGCCCACGCCGTGGAAGGAAGCGTGCGCGGTCAGCCTCTTGACGACGTCCCACTGGTGGAAGCGCGGGAAGATCGTCGACTTGGTGGTCCCGCCGCCGGGCGTCTTCGTCTTCTGCTGGTGCACGTAACGCTGGAGCAGGTCCAGCCAGTTGTCGCGGGCCCAGACCTGTTCCCACAGGTAGGAGGTGGCGTACGTGCCGTAGGCGGTGGGGGCCGGGTTTCCGGCGCCGCCGGGGAGGCCGGCGCCGTTGGAGCCGGTGTTGAAGGGGAGGAAGCGGGTGTTCCTGCCCCGGAGCTGGGTGGCCACGAAGACGAGGTCCGGGTCCACCGCGAAGTTGGCGACGACCCGTCGGGTGAAGATCAGCTCGGTGGGGTCGCGGTCGGTGCGGTACTGCTCCTTGGCGTGCTCGACGCCCTGCCGGGTGAGCGGGTTCTTCAGCTCGGCGGTGGCGACTGGGATGCCGTTCAGGAACAGCGTCAGGTCGAGCTTGTTGCCCCAGTCGGCCTGCTTGGTGGCGTAGACGAGTTCGCGTACGACGGTGAGGCGGTTGGCGCGGTAGCCGTCGAGGACGGAGTCGTCGGCGACCAGGTTCGGCTTGAAATAGGCCACGCGGAGGCGGACGCCCCGGTCCTTGACGCCGTTCCGGAGGACGTTGAGGAGACCGTCCTCGCTGATCGCCTTGTCGAGGCGCTGGGCGAAGCCGCGCTGGGCGGCGTTGGGGTCGCTGCCGTAGACGGCGAGGAGCTCGGCCCACTCGCGGGGCTGGCTCTCGCCGAGGAAGGTGTACAGCTCGTTGGTGTCGAGGCCGAGGTCGGCCTGATAGTCCTCGGGCTGCGCTTCGCGCCAGCCGCGCTCGGTCATGGCCGCGACGATGGCGTCCCCGAAGGCGGACTCGCTGTGTATGGGGCTCATGTTGCCGGGACTCCGTCCGTTACGTTGCGGCCGCTGGCGGTGGAGACGTCGAACTGGCCGGTTACTGCGGCGGTGATGAGGGCTTGGCGGCGTTCGGCCGCGAGTGACGCAGAGCGCTCGATCACCTCGTGGAGCGGGCGTACTCGGGAAATCAACTCACCGATCTCGTGCTGTTCTGTGGCAGGCACAGAGGGGATGGGAATTCTCCCGAACAGATCCCAGTTTCGAAAATCTACCGCCCGTTCGCGTGTGCTGGTTGCGAAATTTCCGAGATATCCCTGGAGGGCCAACAGCCGAAGGAGTCTGCTTAGGTATCGGGCGTCCCCGTCTCGGCTCGGAATGCAAACATGATAGACCGGTGTGCAGTTTCCAGTTGCCTCTGACGTGCCGATCGCGCCAGCGAATCCGTCGAGTCCGTGGATAACAATGTCACCAGTTTTTACATTCTGCCCCTGAGGCTCGGAGGAGGCGGACATCGTGTAGCCCTCTGCCCGCCTGGAAGCACGGTCCGTGACTTGGCCATCTCGAAATGCGGTGACGATTCCCAAGTTTCCGAGGGGTGGACGGGAAACCTTCGTGATGACTCGCCTGATTGGGACCACGGGAGATCCGGACGTGCTGTTTGCCAGCAGACTGCCGCCAACGTGCTGAAGTACGCGACTGTCAATTTGCTCGTTCATGAGCGTAATGAGCCGCCGCTTCTTTGCGACTAGGTCGTCAAGCTTCCTTGTCTCGACATCAAGGAAGTCGGCAATGCGACGCTGTTCGTCGATGGGTGGCAGTGGGAGGGGGAGGCGTTTGATGTCTCTCTGGAAGAGATGAGGGACGCCCATTCCGTCTTTCACGGAGCCGATGCGTCCTTGGATTGGGCTGCTGGCAATTGTGAAACGGAGAAATCTGGGATCCATGCCGGAGGTGCGTAGGACGGCAATCGAGCCGTTTACTGTGGCTTCTTGCTGGAGATTGGCCACGATGTTCACGATCCCTAGGGTGTTTCCGTCCTTG is a genomic window of Streptomyces sp. NBC_00708 containing:
- a CDS encoding restriction endonuclease subunit S yields the protein MSDDVFTTVPSGWRTTRLDRVATVHARIGWKALTAAEYQPTGYTFLATPNIKSSNIDYVNVNYISKFRFDESPDLKLRNGDVLLAKDGNTLGIVNIVANLQQEATVNGSIAVLRTSGMDPRFLRFTIASSPIQGRIGSVKDGMGVPHLFQRDIKRLPLPLPPIDEQRRIADFLDVETRKLDDLVAKKRRLITLMNEQIDSRVLQHVGGSLLANSTSGSPVVPIRRVITKVSRPPLGNLGIVTAFRDGQVTDRASRRAEGYTMSASSEPQGQNVKTGDIVIHGLDGFAGAIGTSEATGNCTPVYHVCIPSRDGDARYLSRLLRLLALQGYLGNFATSTRERAVDFRNWDLFGRIPIPSVPATEQHEIGELISRVRPLHEVIERSASLAAERRQALITAAVTGQFDVSTASGRNVTDGVPAT
- a CDS encoding helix-turn-helix domain-containing protein, with the protein product MALDEAGTEPGAAEVGGAPDAGKRSESRPENGVAVAFGRQLKLLRVRAGLDRTEFGKRVGYSAQSIASFEQGRRIPQPAFIDDADAAVDAGGLLLTLKDEVVRAQYPAFFRDAARLEAEALELYVYAVSAVPGLLQTEEYTRALLAMRRPLLDEDTIEQRVASRSARQEVFNRWPAPLMSFVIEEAVLRRPFGGAAVLRGVLEHILLTGRQRGVEIQVMPTVREDNAGLDGPFTLITPKSGEQLAYLEVQGRSILLTDRDEVRSVAARYGIIRSQALTPQESLVFIEKLLGEL
- a CDS encoding type I restriction endonuclease, whose protein sequence is MSPIHSESAFGDAIVAAMTERGWREAQPEDYQADLGLDTNELYTFLGESQPREWAELLAVYGSDPNAAQRGFAQRLDKAISEDGLLNVLRNGVKDRGVRLRVAYFKPNLVADDSVLDGYRANRLTVVRELVYATKQADWGNKLDLTLFLNGIPVATAELKNPLTRQGVEHAKEQYRTDRDPTELIFTRRVVANFAVDPDLVFVATQLRGRNTRFLPFNTGSNGAGLPGGAGNPAPTAYGTYATSYLWEQVWARDNWLDLLQRYVHQQKTKTPGGGTTKSTIFPRFHQWDVVKRLTAHASFHGVGQNYLVMASAGSGKSNTIGWLAHRLSDLHADTDPRALDPDALAAGRIKPGSPVFDKVIVITDRRNLDAQLRETVGSFSQTEGLVVKVDEKHGAKSEQLARALSRDTGKIVTVTLHSFPALIDYIERNPTEIKGTKFAIVIDEAHSSQSGDASTAVKAALRDLGLDADSEDKGASTLTVYEKLKQKAAERSKAANLSYFAFTATPKAKTLELFGTEDTVDGKAVYRPFHTYSMRQAIEEGFILDPLRNYVTYNTYWKLVNSNRDEREVDPSKANSLLARFALTHESTVSQHAQVIVEHFVAHSRGRLGGRAKSMVVTASRRSAVETARAIRSYIQDRDYHTKYPDLGVLVAFSGSLKIDGDKEETTESKENGGIAESALPKAFAYTRADDKTVGAGGRGQQEYKILVVAEKYQTGFDQPLLTTMYVNKKLTGISAVQTLSRLNRTADRKTQADLAVLDFANDAEDIQDAFRPYFEEANTLPSDPNLLYTAQSRVMSAPIISESEMDEFAAAYFAAKEKAAGSQAKWEKLHAELYRLLSPAVARFAPLLESEEDDDVETAEDFRANLNDYVRKYGFLAQIVPYRDAELERLHLYGRYLLNRLPRRADGGVDIGEIDLSHLRVEKTGEYNVSLSPDGPAELPGFGDGTGGAAEPEKSLLSELIEAFNAKFGTEFTEDDVRAPFKKTTEDPKVRAAAVVNDEANFGKVFDRAFADNMADHIETTAGIGRQYFGPDKSFRSSLDRSARRAAWRMIRRDEGVDE
- a CDS encoding DUF397 domain-containing protein, with translation MKTTDAAVRQELVWVKSSYSGAEGGECVEVAWRKSSYSTGNGGECVEFAAAAACVHIRDSKQTSGPVLTVAPAAWSGFVGLVTS
- a CDS encoding serine/threonine protein kinase is translated as MPQQQSIAGRYDLLEPLANGGMGDVWRGYDRVLDRPVAVKRIRPQAVADSPQLADEFAKRFRREARITARIQHPGVPQVYDAVLDDSHDRLFLVMELVDGMPLSACIHPDHPLPVSWAVAVAAQVATVLSHAHEVPVIHRDLKPGNILVARDGTVKVLDFGIAAILRTDVTRLTATGNPVGTYQYMAPEQVRGGRISPQTDLYALGCVLHELLSGRVLFSADSEYLVMYQHVNAAPTPLRVLRPEVPLALEELVLQLLLKSPEARPADVQEVYARLRPFLPPPGESPAPGDTGPAGVPDPTGIFRDPYAPRARGGSGRATAPTNAPAAPVAVPVPARLREEIEDAYAHSDALLEEERFAQAAEVLGEVIEPAARVLGAESKRVLALRKNRAAIQLLGGDYRAALPEFDALADAYARTDGPAGASARACRAQAARCRAELGRATDALAELRTLLAVVRSVDSDLSEEAVELRRDIGMLLLAQGQAAEADRILRPLYEDLCVVFGPEDEMSEEVAEALALIGLGLDGPAA